One genomic region from Nymphaea colorata isolate Beijing-Zhang1983 chromosome 10, ASM883128v2, whole genome shotgun sequence encodes:
- the LOC116262252 gene encoding LOW QUALITY PROTEIN: beta-glucosidase 22-like (The sequence of the model RefSeq protein was modified relative to this genomic sequence to represent the inferred CDS: substituted 1 base at 1 genomic stop codon), whose translation MEWAASLLFLSLLLVGVLFQKTHQISRDDFPPGFVFGAGTSAIQVEGAAAEDGRSPSIWDTYVHSGKMMDNSNFDIAADQYHRYKEDVKLMSEMGLDAYRFSISWTRLLPEGRGAINPKGLQYXNNLINELISHGIDPHVTLHHLDIPQVLEDEYEGWLSQKIVEDFRAYADVCFREFGDRVKYWSTLNEPNIVSLGAYDEGSMPPEHCSYPFGMQNCTAGNSSVEPYIATHNQLLAHAEAARLYMEKYQAKQNGWIGISIYTFWMEPQTNKTEDVAATQRALDFMVGWFFNPLVFGDYPEIMKKNAGSRLPAFTKSQSQLVKGAFDFIGINHYATITIADKLRPGDGLRDYTGDMFATFVQGNQSSSGPPPIVISVTPSGIERMLEYIQKTYGNPPIYVHENGLGTSLNVKLDDYERVDYLNSYLEFVLKAVRNGSNTKGYFVWSFLDMFEILLGYQVKYGLIEVDFTDKNLPRHPKQSAHWYSDFLKRNSVKIEKAVISSYQST comes from the exons ATGGAGTGGGCTGCTTCTTTACTCTTTCTATCGCTATTGCTGGTTGGTGTGTTGTTCCAGAAGACTCATCAGATCAGCAGGGATGACTTTCCACCGGGCTTTGTTTTTGGAGCAGGAACTTCTGCCATTCAA GTAGAAGGAGCAGCGGCAGAGGATGGGAGGAGTCCAAGCATTTGGGACACTTACGTTCATTCTG GAAAAATGATGGACAATAGCAACTTTGACATAGCTGCTGATCAATACCACAGATACAAG GAAGATGTCAAACTCATGTCAGAAATGGGATTAGATGCTTACAGGTTTTCTATTTCATGGACAAGGCTGCTTCCAG AAGGAAGAGGTGCCATCAACCCGAAGGGCCTGCAGTACTAAAATAACCTTATCAATGAATTAATTAGCCATG GAATTGATCCCCACGTCACTCTCCACCATCTTGATATCCCTCAAGTGCTTGAAGATGAATACGAAGGATGGTTGAGTCAAAAAATTGT GGAAGATTTCAGAGCATATGCAGATGTTTGTTTCAGAGAATTTGGTGATAGGGTGAAGTATTGGAGCACATTGAATGAGCCCAATATAGTGTCACTCGGCGCTTATGACGAAGGGAGCATGCCACCTGAACATTGCTCGTATCCATTTGGAATGCAGAACTGCACAGCTGGAAATTCCTCAGTAGAGCCATACATTGCCACTCATAATCAGTTGCTAGCACATGCAGAAGCTGCTAGACTCTACATGGAAAAATATCAG GCCAAACAAAACGGTTGGATAGGAATTTCAATCTATACATTCTGGATGGAACCTCAAACAAACAAGACAGAGGATGTTGCGGCAACCCAAAGAGCCCTCGATTTCATGGTCGGATG GTTCTTTAACCCTCTGGTGTTTGGAGACTACCCCGAAATTATGAAGAAGAATGCAGGCTCGAGGCTGCCAGCTTTCACCAAAAGCCAGTCACAATTAGTGAAGGGCGCCTTCGATTTCATCGGGATAAACCATTACGCTACCATCACAATTGCCGATAAACTTAGACCTGGAGATGGTCTGCGAGACTATACCGGTGATATGTTTGCTACTTTTG TGCAGGGAAATCAATCATCATCAGGG CCCCCACCAATTGTAATTTCAGTCACCCCCTCGGGAATAGAACGAATGCTGGAATACATACAGAAGACATACGGAAACCCTCCGATTTACGTTCATGAAAATG GTCTTGGAACAAGCCTGAACGTGAAACTGGATGACTATGAACGCGTTGATTATTTGAATAGCTATCTTGAGTTTGTGCTGAAAGCTGTAAG GAACGGATCAAACACTAAAGGGTACTTTGTTTGGTCATTCCTCGACATGTTTGAAATATTATTGGGCTACCAAGTTAAGTACGGGCTCATTGAAGTGGACTTTACGGATAAAAATCTCCCTCGACACCCCAAACAATCAGCACACTGGTATTCTGATTTCCTGAAGAGGAACAGCGTGAAGATAGAAAAAGCTGTTATATCTTCCTACCAATCTACTTAG